GCCGCTTCGATTACGCACGGCGTCTATGCCGCCGTCGCCGGCATGCTCGCGGTGATGTTCTTCATGCTCCTCTATTACCGCGGAGCCGGCATCAACGCCGACCTGGCGCTGGTTCTGAACCTGGTCATCCTGCTCGGCTTCATGGGCCTGACCGGATCGACGCTCACCTTGCCGGGTATCGCGGGCGTGATTCTGACCATCGGTATGGGTGTCGACTCCAACGTTCTGATCTTTGAGCGTATCCGTGAAGAACTGCACCTGGGCCGCGCGCCCAGCGCCGCGGTACAGAACGGTTTCGCGCACGCATGGATCACGATCATCGATACCCACGTGACGACGATCGTCTCGGCGGCCATCCTCTTCCTCTTTGGTACCGGTCCGGTCCGTGGATTCGCCGTGACTCTGACCTTCGGTCTGTTGGCCAACATCTTTACCGCGGTCTTCGTCTCGCGCACCATCTTTGACGCGATCCTGAACCGCAAGCAGCGCGGCGAAGCGCTCTCGATCTAATACGGAATTCTCGGAGCAACAACAGTGGAACTGTTTCGCGATATCAATATCGACTGGCTGGGCAAGAAGTGGTATCTGCTCGCCTTCTCTCTTGTCTTTTCAGTGTCGGGCATCTTCAGCATGCTTTTCTGGCACAAGATTCCATACGGCGTCGACTTCAAGGGCGGCACCCAGGTGCACGTCAGCTTCGACCGCACGCCGAGTGAAGACCGCATCCGCGCCGCCTTCGATGCCGTCGGCATTAAGGATGAGAAGGTCCAGGCCGTGAGGGGCGACGTGGGCGCCCGTCCCGAGGTTCTGATTTCATTGCCCGAAAAGAGCGACGCCACCGGCTTCGATGCCCGTGCGGCTGTTCTTAATGCCCTGGAAACGAATTATCACGACGGCGGCTTCAAGGTGGAGAGCTCTCAGACCATCGGACCGACGGCCGGCGAACAGCTTCGGCACCAGGCCCTGTTTGCGACGCTCTACTCGCTGCTCGGCATGCTGGTCTATCTCTGGTTCCGCTTCGAGCTCATCTATGGCGTGGCTGCCGTGGTGGCCGTCTTCCATGACACCCTGATCACCATCGGCGC
This genomic window from Terriglobus albidus contains:
- the secF gene encoding protein translocase subunit SecF, yielding MELFRDINIDWLGKKWYLLAFSLVFSVSGIFSMLFWHKIPYGVDFKGGTQVHVSFDRTPSEDRIRAAFDAVGIKDEKVQAVRGDVGARPEVLISLPEKSDATGFDARAAVLNALETNYHDGGFKVESSQTIGPTAGEQLRHQALFATLYSLLGMLVYLWFRFELIYGVAAVVAVFHDTLITIGAFSLTNQEITLTVVAAILTLVGYSMNDTIVVFDRIRENLATARRETLSTVVNRSINQTLSRTILTSGLTFLTVLSLYLFGGEVLHGFSFALVVGILIGTYSSIAVAAPMLVAYQDWRIAKGKAASLPGGKRA